The nucleotide window TTTATCCGACATGGTAATCCGCAACTCCGATGAATCGGATTGGGAACCTTAAGTCAAACCTAAAAGCTGCCTATGAGGACGCCATTCTGGTGATGTTAGATGCCCGCTCTAATCCGGTTCGAGAGGGTAAGCGCCCACAGCCATATTAAGGGACTGGGGGTTAGAGATGGTAACCCTCTCCCTGTCGCTGATGGGCTTGTTGGGCAGCAGGAGGCTCGACGAGCGGCTTGGATTGTCGTGCAAATGATCAAGCAGGGTAAGATGGCTGGGCGCGCTGTACTCCTCGCAGGCCCGCCAGGCACTGGTAAGACGGCTCTTGCCGTGGCCATCGCTCGGGAGCTGGGAGAGGATACTCCCTTCGTCGCTATTAGCGGCAGCGAGATCTACTCAGCCGAGCTGAAGAAGACGGAAGTGCTGATGAGGGCGCTGAGGTCGGCAATCGGTGTAAGGTTGAGAGAGTACCGGCGGGTTTACGAGGGCCTCGTCAAGAGGCTAGAGGTGAAGTTTGACAGACACCCCTACAACCCCTGGATGCAAGTGCCGGTTGAAGGCACGTTAACGTTGAAGACGACGAGCGAAGAGAGGACGTTCACGATCGACGGTAGCATCGTCGCTGAGATGCTTGAAAGAGGGGTGAGCGAGGGCGACGTCGTGTGGATTGACGAGGAGACAGGAAGGGTCTACAAGGTGGGTCGCGCGGCCGAAGCTGAGCGGAGGTTCGACCTTTCCTCAGCGAGAAGGGTTGAGATACCGAAAGGCCCCATAGTTAAGGAGAAGGAGTTCGTACGGACGCTGACGCTTCACGAGTTGGACATGATGCATTCGCGCGGTGGCACGATCTTCTCCCTACTCTTCGGGGGAGCAGAGGAGCGAGAGATTCCAGCTGAGGTTCGTCGCAGCGTTGATGAAGCTGTGAAAAAGTGGGTTGACGAGGGTAGGGCTGAACTGCTGCCCGGGGTCCTCTTCATAGATGACGTACACATGCTCGACATAGAGGCTTTCAGCTTCCTATCGCGGGCGATGGAGAGCGAGTTGGCGCCAATCATCATACTGGCCAGCAACCGGGGCTTTGCCAGGATAAGAGGAACCGATTACGAGTCGCCTCACGGGATACCCCTCGACCTCCTTGACAGGCTGCTTATCATAGAGACGAGAGCGTATACCGCCGATGAAATAAGAGAAATCCTCAAGATCCGAGCAGCAGAGGAGAAGGTAAATCTCGAAGATGAAGCCCTTGAACGCCTAACCCAGGTTGGAGTTGAAAGAAGCTTGCGTTACGCTGTGCAGCTGTTGACGCCCGCTAAGGTGATCGCAGCCCAGAGGGGGTCGGACTCCGTGAGCGTCAGGGATGTTGAGGAGGCAGCTAGGCTATTCGTGAGCGTTAAGGAGTCCTCCCTTCACTTGAAGCAGTACGAGGAGCTTTTCTTAAGATAAAGTACAGCTCTACCGCCGTTACAACGATGACTACCTGAGCGAGGTCGAGGTGGAGCGTCTGCCCTCCAGCGGTCTTGATTGTGTAGAAGAGGGGGTATAAGGCGACTTCCACGTTTCTTGTGAACACTATCAAAGCCAGCTGGAAGTAGTGGGCGATGACCATCGCGACCATGCACGTCAGCGTGAACCAGGTGAGGACCATGCGCCCCCTCGAAGCGAAGGAGGCCGCAATGAGCCAGCTGAAAAACATCACAACAGCTACCCTCCAGAAAGGCATCCAAGGATACTTCGGGTATGGGCAGTACTCGATGCAAACTGCATCTTCAAGCGGTATGGCGGCCGCCAGCGTGGCAAGCAGCAATGTTACGAGGGTAGCCGTCACGAGGGGTTTTAAGCTGACTCCTCCGAGCTTCACCACGGATAGCGTAAGCAGTTGTGATTTAAAAGGGCAGCTACTCCAGAGTGTAGCGTGAACCAACTCCCGGCACTTCATCGAGGCCGGTGACCTTGCACAACTTCTCCCTAGCCTCAATAGACGTTGAGTGCAGGGGTACCAGTACAGCACTCCTTGCTCTAGCGAACTTGAGGAGCAGCCGAATATCGTGATTGTTGAACGTGCTTAGATTGAACCCCCCCAGCAAGGCTCTTACAACAGAGTTCGTAGCCCCTTCGAATCCCTTGAGCGAGCGGATAACGGAGTCTAAACCGTAAATGGAGCAGGATACAATCGCGGCATAGCCACCGTCAAGCTTTAGCATCACAACCCTTTCGTTGTACAAGGGTGATTCGAGCGGTAGTAAAATGATTCCGATATCGGTGAGTTCTTCCCAACCCCTGGCCCTAAGCTTAGGCAAGGGGGGAAGCAATAGCCGGTGAACCTTACCCTCGCGGGCCAGGTGCAATAGAGCGGCTACGTGGTGCGCGCTCCAGGCAGTTCCTATAGCAAAGTTCAAGCGCTCTAAATTCACGCCCAAGGCACCGGCGTTGTGAACCATAACCTCCCATAGAGGGCCCCCGTCTACCACAAAGCTGAAACGTTTGCCGACCTCACTTTTACCCTCCACGTACAGGCCTAGACCATGGACCGGTAGGGCACCACGCCTAACCCCTCTTTCGGATATGAAGTCATCCACCAATACCGTGATCCTAAGCTTGGGCAACCTCACCGCCTTGCTTAGAATCCAATTGCTTCAAGTGCTCCCTTATCACCTTCTCCAATTCAGGATCGTTTAGACTGTTTGCAATCTCCCTGCCCTTCTCGCCCAGGGAGATGTACTCCCTGTAGAGCTCCATGAAGTGTGGACCTACGATGTACAGCCGCCTTAACAATCCCTCGTTGATCATTTCGCTCAACTGCTGGTCGATCAGGAGGGAGTACGGGTACTTACCGCGGAAGCCCAAATCGATTCCAGCACTCTGCGATACAGCGTAGAGGATCGCGTGAATTGCCCTTCTTTCCAATGGTTTGCCGTAGTTCTTCATAAGCAGCAGCACGAGGCGCCTTGCGCTATCCAGTCCCTCCACCATTAGACCTCACATGGGCGCGTTAAGCGATGCTTAAAACCTTTAATTCTACTACCAACTCAACGCCTCTGGGTGGTTTCGGATCCCAGCAACCGTTACCGAGATGTGTGAAATATGCCGAGAGGAAAAGGCCACTCACAATTGCCCCTTGTGCGGGAGAAAAGTCTGCGCAGAGCACTGGTGTAAGGATCGCTGTCTAGTCTGTGAGATATCAAGCTGCGAGGCGTGCAAGGAGAGACTAGCCGTCGGATACTGCAAGATCTGTGGAAGCCTGGTGTGCGAAGAGTGCTCGATAGAACGAGGGGTGGAGAGATTCTGCCTACGATGCCATCAGGCAAGTCGTACCACGTAACGCGTCGAAAACCTCCCTGGCTTCCTAACGATTTTAATCCCCGAGTAGTCCGGCACCCACAACCTTAGGGTGAATGTTTCAAGATCGTACTTCCTAACTACGAGCTCCCTCCTCAATAGCCTTAGGAGGTGGTTAACAACCACCTTCAGTCTTTTGCCCCTCTTCTCGAGCTCCGGCAGCATCTCAGCGTAGATCGCGTCAACCCTCGCACTTACGTACACCCGCAGGGAGTAGGCCGCATTCACGATTATCAGCGCCACTACTATCAGCGCTAATGCCGTTACATCGAGCAGAAGGCTGGAAAGCCAGAACCTAGCCAAGTAAGTGGCGAGAGCTAGGAGCAGGAGGACGAAATTTAATCGAGTTAACTTCGTCGCCAAACGATCGAGCTTCTCAAGCCTCTTATACGCAGGAGAGGTTTGGGGTAATGATAGTATGGCGCGTATATCCTCCTTAATCTCCTCCCAATCGTATGGCAGTTTGAGGTTCAACTCAACAATAGCTCGCTCCACTCTCTCCAAGCTCGTATACCGACCGATTCTGAAGCCGTCTAGAGCCTCGATCAATCCCTTCAGTACCTTCACTTTATCCATCATAACCACCTGTCGAGACCACCCCCTTCTCTGGATACGAGATCCTTTAACCGTTTAAAGTC belongs to Thermofilaceae archaeon and includes:
- a CDS encoding RuvB-like helicase, with protein sequence MPALIRFERVSAHSHIKGLGVRDGNPLPVADGLVGQQEARRAAWIVVQMIKQGKMAGRAVLLAGPPGTGKTALAVAIARELGEDTPFVAISGSEIYSAELKKTEVLMRALRSAIGVRLREYRRVYEGLVKRLEVKFDRHPYNPWMQVPVEGTLTLKTTSEERTFTIDGSIVAEMLERGVSEGDVVWIDEETGRVYKVGRAAEAERRFDLSSARRVEIPKGPIVKEKEFVRTLTLHELDMMHSRGGTIFSLLFGGAEEREIPAEVRRSVDEAVKKWVDEGRAELLPGVLFIDDVHMLDIEAFSFLSRAMESELAPIIILASNRGFARIRGTDYESPHGIPLDLLDRLLIIETRAYTADEIREILKIRAAEEKVNLEDEALERLTQVGVERSLRYAVQLLTPAKVIAAQRGSDSVSVRDVEEAARLFVSVKESSLHLKQYEELFLR